DNA from Acidobacteriota bacterium:
CCGAAGAACGAAGACACGAAGATGTTGGTGTCGATGACGGCCTTCATCGGCGGTCTTTTCGTGTTTCGGAGACGGCCTTGGCGATGCGGGAGGGCGTGGCTCCGGCGGCCTTGAGCTTCTTCCCGATCCTGTCCCAGAGACCGTCGATGTACGCGGAGATGTCGCGGTCCTTGACGTAATCGCTGATGAGTTCCCGGACCAGTCCGCTCGTCGTCTTGCCCTCGGCCCTGGACAGACGGTCCAGATCTTTCTTGAGTTTGGGATCGATGCGGATCATCAATTGATCGGACATGAGCCTCTCGTCTTCCTGTTATCTATAACGTATACACAATATAGCTATTCGTCGCCGGTGTCAAGCGCGTTCTATTTCTAAGTCTGCTTTGGCTGCTGGATATTACTGATAACAAAAGAAATAGAGCTAAAAAGGCCGTTTTTTCGGCTGAAATAAATCTAAGTTGTTTATTATCAGTAATATCCAGCAGCCAAAGCAGGATAGCATAGTTGACTCAAGCTGTGATAAAATAACAGCGAAAGCGGCGGACCGATGGTCAAAAACTCCAAAAAACTCCGGGATTTCGAGGCGGCTCGAACGGCCGCCGAGAAGGTCGATATCGAGAGGAATCTCCGGATTCTGGATGCCCTCTATGAAGAGGCCGTCCTGCTTGGAACCTTGCCGCCCAAGAATCCGCTTGAGGGGATCGAAGTCAAGATTCGGATCGCACGGGCCGCGAACTATGTTCAAAGATCTGATTAAAAGGATCGCGGTCGAACTTGCGGCCGGACACATTCCCTTTTTCCTTCTCGCCCTACGAGCGGCAGGCCATCGAAAGAGCAACGACGGTCGCTTTCGACGATATTCCCGTCCGTTTCGCCGCTCTCGAGGATGTCGTGATCCACAAGGTTGTCGCCGGGAGGGCCAGGGATCTCGAAGATATCACGTCCATCCTATTGAAGAATCCCGGATACGATAAGAAATACATCAGGTTGTGGCTGAGCGAGCTCGACGCAGCTCTCGAAGGGGATTTTCTCGGGAAATTCAACGCTCTTATTTCCGAAGCCTGAAAAACCTGACACCTTGGATGAGCTTTGAGATGACGAGAGGGTTGAGGTTGCTGTTCAAGCAGCATCGGAATGTGATAAGAAGAGAAAGGTTGAAGGAGGTCGCGGGACAAAAGAATCCTGGCGTTGCCCTGGCCGAAGCATGACATGTTCGTAGAGGCCGTGAGCGAGCGGGTGATCGAGTCGGCCTCATCGGCGCTCGAGAAGCTGAAGGCGGAGAGTCGGAAAGCGTAAGCGAGATACATTTTGACCTGGTTTGAAAGACTGACAGGTTTTGCTGAGGAATCGCCGCAACGAGTGCGCGAAAATCTCACCAACGAAGGTCGCAGATTGAAATCGCTCATCAACGGCAAGTCCTGGATTTACGGCGAATGGGAAACGCCGAATCTGGACGAACTGAGAGCGCGTGTCCGATTGCGGAGAATGCCGGCCGGGAAAACATCTGTCCGTGAAATGGTCGCCGACGTCCAAACCTTGCATAGCGATCCAGGACATGCCGGGGCGCTTTTCCAGGCGGCGTCCCAGTTCAATTGTCTCGAAATGGCGTCTCCGGCCGTCACGCCCGAGCAGGGCGTCGGGATTTATGAAAACGATCCAACCCAGGGGCCGGCATGTGCGATTTCGGCCGGCGCGGGAACGATCTATCGCAATTATTTTGCGCCGGTCAACGGGCGAGTCGGCCAGTCGGCGGATAATCAGATCGATTGCCTGGCGGATCTCGGCGCCGCTCTGGGAAATGCGGGAGGCCGTCTCTGGGACATGAAAAACGGCTATGCCCTGGCAACGCACGAGGGCCTGACGGAGATCAGGGAGCGGCTTCGGTCATCGAAAGAGAGCGAGCGCGATGAGTTGCGACGGTTGCTGCGCATCGGCATACAGCGGGATACGGAAGTGACCCTTGACGGTTGCGGGCACAGGGTGACCCAAGTCTACGGCTCCGCCCTGCCGGTCGCCTATACGCCGCATGTTAAGGATCTCTGGGAGGAATTCGCGCGGCTTGTCCTGGAGGCCTCCTACGAAGCGACGATCTGCGCCGCAATCCTGAATACGGAGCGGACCGGAAACCCGTGTGTATTTCTGACCCTGCTTGGGGGAGGCGTATTCGGAAATAGCGCCGATTGGATTGTCGAAGCACTCCGCCGCGCCCTGGGCCTCTATAAGAATGCCGATCTTGATGTTGCCGTCGTGAGTTACGGCGTATCCGATCCACGGCTCAGCCGGCTGCTGGAAGCGGAGCGATGTTGAGCCAAGCGGCTTGGCTATTGCGGAGATTCTGTGCGATGACCTGCCGCGAAAGAGCCGAAAGCTTGAGATCTTGGACAGACTTGGCCTTCGCGTTCGAGTCTCATGCGGGTGAAGGAAACGAGAATGAGTATGCCGGCGGACATCAAGTCTATTTTCAGGCCAACCATGAATCGCCTTTATTCCCCTAATAATACTAACGCCGGATAGACTCGGCTTTTCGGATAGGCAGGCTCGTTTCTGATATGAATGCGGGAGAAAGGGGGACGGCCATGAGCGATCACAAGAAACTTCCCAAGCGACTCGAGGACTTCATCGCCGAAACGCCCTGGACGTTCGCCAAGACCTACGCCAGGACGTGGCCGCACGAGTACATCGTCCGCGAGAAGGTCGACGCGGGCCTCTTCGATGAATTGGCGACCCACATCGAAAACCACGGCGATGAGTCCATTTTTTATGAAACGAAGCGGAATTATTTCGATACCGGCGGCAATGCTTACTGGCATATGAACAATATCATCAATCGGTGCCCCGGGACGTGCACCTTTCCCAATCGGCGGAAGGAGGACCGGGAGTTCCCCTGGCCTGCCGGGCCGTGGCTTCTGAGCTTGAGGT
Protein-coding regions in this window:
- a CDS encoding ribbon-helix-helix protein, CopG family, with the translated sequence MSDQLMIRIDPKLKKDLDRLSRAEGKTTSGLVRELISDYVKDRDISAYIDGLWDRIGKKLKAAGATPSRIAKAVSETRKDRR